A genomic stretch from Falco cherrug isolate bFalChe1 chromosome 1, bFalChe1.pri, whole genome shotgun sequence includes:
- the COPS4 gene encoding COP9 signalosome complex subunit 4, with protein sequence MAAAVRQDLAQLMNSSGSHKDLAGKYRQILEKAIQLSGVEQLEALKAFVEAMVNENVSLVISRQLLTDFCTHLPSLPDSTAKEIYHFTLEKIQPRVISFEEQVASIRQHLASIYEKEEDWRNAAQVLVGIPLETGQKQYNVDYKLETYLKIARLYLEDDDPVQAEAYINRASLLQNESTNEQLQIHYKVCYARVLDYRRKFIEAAQRYNELSYKSIVHETERLEALKHALHCTILASAGQQRSRMLATLFKDERCQQLAAYGILEKMYLDRIIRGNQLQEFAAMLMPHQKATTADGSSILDRAVIEHNLLSASKLYNNITFEELGALLEIPAAKAEKIASQMITEGRMNGFIDQIDGIVHFETREALPTWDKQIQSLCFQVNNLLEKISQTAPEWTAQAMEAQMAQ encoded by the exons ATGGCGGCCGCGGTGAGGCAGGACCTGGCGCAGCTGATGAACTCCAGCGGCTCTCACAAGGACCTGGCGGGCAA GTATCGTCAAATATTGGAAAAAGCTATTCAGCTGTCAGGTGTAGAACAACTTGAAGCTTTGAAAGCTTTTGTGGAAGCAA TGGTGAATGAGAATGTCAGTCTAGTGATCTCACGTCAGCTGCTGACAGATTTCTGTACCCATCTTCCAAGTCTTCCTGACAGCACAGCCAAAGAAATTTACCACTTCAccttggaaaaaatacagcctaGAGTTATTTCATTTGAAGAGCAG GTCGCTTCAATAAGGCAACATCTTGCATCAATCTATGAGAAAGAAGAAGACTGGAGAAATGCAGCACAAGTATTGGTGGGGATCCCTTTAGAAACAGGGCAAAA ACAGTACAATGTAGATTATAAACTGGAGACCTACCTGAAAATTGCCAGGCTGTATCTGGAGGATGATGACCCAGTTCAAGCAGAAGCTTATATTAATCGAGCTTCCTTGCTTCAGAATGAATCAACTAATGAACAGCTGCAAATCCATTATAAG GTTTGCTATGCTCGAGTTCTTGATTACAGAAGAAAGTTCATTGAGGCTGCCCAAAGATACAATGAGCTCTCCTATAAGAGCATAGTCCATGAAACTGAGCGACTGGAGGCACTAAAGCATGCTTTGCACTGTACTATTTTGGCATCAGCAG GACAACAGCGTTCTCGCATGCTTGCTACACTTTTCAAGGATGAGAGATGCCAGCAGCTTGCAGCCTATGGGATCTTGGAGAAAATGTATCTCGACAGAATTATCCGTGGAAATCAACTGCAAGAGTTTGCAGCTATGCTAATGCCTCACCAGAAGGCAACTACAGCTGATG GTTCCAGTATCCTGGACAGAGCTGTTATTGAACACAACTTACTATCTGCAAGCAAACTTTATAACAACATTACTTTTGAAGAGCTTGGAGCATTACTGGAAATCCCTGCAGCTAAG gcagaaaaaataGCTTCTCAGATGATAACTGAGGGTCGCATGAATGGATTCATTGATCAAATTGATGGAATTGTTCATTTTGAGA CTCGTGAAGCTTTGCCAACTTGGGACAAGCAGATTCAGTCACTGTGTTTCCAGGTCAACAACCTGCTGGAGAAGATAAGTCAGACAGCCCCAGAATGGACAGCGCAGGCAATGGAGGCCCAGATGGCTCAGTGA